The Niastella koreensis GR20-10 genome includes a window with the following:
- a CDS encoding DUF4249 domain-containing protein: MRKIVFCCLTVLLFCCKDKYDAPIKAPITGYLVIEGYISAKGPAEIHLSRSIPLSDTAKLINETLAKVQLLGRDNSTYNLTETPGAVYTNTLLTLNNSQQYRLYIKTKDGKEYASDYVNVRNAAPIDSVGWLRQDGGVQIYVNGSDPNNNTWYYRWSTEETWEFHMIYEQSLKYTTNPGGTVNGVDWINANMHPIDTVRVCWAGENSTSLILGSSAKLSKDSIHKSLIYIPPSSWKLGVLYSVLVKQYALSKEEYEYLDKMKKNSEETGNIFGRQPSELKGNVHCISNPNDPVIGYIGIANRQEKRIFIDRSQVPDWNYYLQCETYDVPVDSAKYYSSYRPVIATDWGPFGITRYLAVQPTCVDCTLQGVNKKPSFWP; encoded by the coding sequence ATGAGAAAGATTGTATTCTGCTGCCTGACGGTATTGTTGTTTTGTTGCAAAGACAAATATGACGCCCCGATAAAAGCACCCATTACCGGATACCTGGTTATAGAAGGATATATCAGCGCCAAAGGACCTGCTGAAATACATTTATCCCGCTCCATACCGCTGAGCGATACAGCCAAACTTATAAACGAAACACTGGCCAAAGTGCAATTGCTGGGCCGCGATAATTCAACCTATAACCTCACAGAAACGCCCGGTGCAGTTTATACCAACACCCTGTTAACCCTAAACAACAGCCAGCAATACCGGTTGTATATTAAAACAAAGGATGGAAAAGAATACGCATCGGATTATGTGAATGTGAGGAATGCTGCTCCCATTGATAGTGTTGGCTGGCTTAGACAGGATGGTGGTGTACAGATCTATGTTAACGGCAGCGATCCTAATAACAATACCTGGTATTACCGCTGGTCAACCGAAGAAACCTGGGAATTTCATATGATCTATGAACAGAGCCTTAAATATACAACGAATCCCGGGGGAACTGTTAATGGTGTTGATTGGATCAATGCAAATATGCATCCTATAGATACCGTACGTGTTTGCTGGGCTGGTGAAAATTCCACCAGCCTGATACTCGGCTCTTCAGCCAAACTAAGCAAAGACAGTATACATAAATCCCTGATCTATATTCCACCCTCATCGTGGAAACTGGGCGTTTTATACAGCGTGCTTGTAAAACAATATGCACTCAGTAAAGAGGAATATGAATACCTGGATAAGATGAAAAAGAACTCAGAAGAAACCGGCAACATTTTTGGCCGGCAACCTTCCGAGCTTAAAGGCAATGTTCATTGCATCAGCAACCCCAATGATCCGGTGATCGGTTATATCGGCATTGCCAACCGGCAGGAAAAAAGAATATTTATAGACCGTAGTCAGGTGCCTGACTGGAATTATTACTTACAGTGCGAAACATATGATGTTCCGGTTGACTCTGCCAAATATTATTCGAGCTACAGACCAGTAATCGCTACCGACTGGGGGCCGTTTGGGATTACCAGGTATTTAGCGGTGCAGCCCACTTGTGTGGATTGTACTTTACAAGGCGTCAACAAAAAACCATCTTTTTGGCCATAA
- a CDS encoding helix-turn-helix domain-containing protein, which translates to MKAFGANLRHFRNEKGLSQRDLYALCNIDNAEISRMENGEVNVTLNTLAQLAEALDIPAYMLLKQQ; encoded by the coding sequence TTGAAAGCTTTCGGCGCAAACCTGCGCCACTTTAGAAATGAAAAGGGCCTGAGCCAGCGCGATTTATACGCGCTTTGTAATATTGACAATGCCGAAATAAGCAGAATGGAGAACGGCGAGGTGAATGTTACACTGAATACACTGGCTCAATTGGCCGAAGCGTTGGATATTCCTGCTTATATGCTCTTAAAGCAGCAGTAA
- a CDS encoding sensor histidine kinase — protein MNYNKSNVRLSVLFWLLYFLYEWLGQAALSSEYRRYFINACVIVPITGMATWFTIQVLIKKFLVKKKIVAFRIGFAAGVVAFTLLRRAFNYFYTYPHYWPEGLKTTSYWWFPKLLIEGVNIYLIVALFTMFYFLRAWYEQQRLAQELQRDKAVAQLELLKNQVQPHFIFNTLNNIYSLSLKNSPRTSDLIYRLSSLLSYMLYDSRQEFIPVSKEMEYIHNYIELEKIRYGERLDVAVNCFDSVDQFTIPPLLILPLVENSFKHGVSNDVGNSWIRVDLSVKDDWLTVKIENSRIMDGLNGHAVYKGIGMENVKKRLEIIYPERHEFKYMSEGQSFLTILKIKKS, from the coding sequence ATGAATTACAACAAAAGCAACGTCAGGCTAAGTGTTTTGTTTTGGCTGCTTTACTTTTTGTACGAGTGGCTGGGGCAGGCGGCATTGAGCAGCGAATACCGCCGTTATTTTATAAATGCCTGTGTAATTGTGCCCATTACCGGTATGGCTACCTGGTTTACCATCCAGGTACTGATAAAGAAATTCCTGGTTAAAAAAAAGATCGTTGCTTTTCGCATCGGGTTTGCGGCAGGCGTGGTGGCATTTACCCTGCTGCGGCGGGCCTTTAATTACTTTTATACCTATCCCCATTATTGGCCGGAGGGATTAAAGACCACTTCTTACTGGTGGTTTCCCAAATTACTGATAGAAGGTGTGAACATTTACCTGATCGTTGCCCTGTTTACCATGTTCTATTTTTTGAGGGCATGGTACGAACAACAACGGCTTGCGCAGGAATTGCAGCGCGATAAAGCTGTTGCGCAACTGGAATTATTAAAGAACCAGGTGCAACCCCATTTTATTTTCAATACGCTGAATAATATTTATTCGCTGTCGCTAAAGAACAGCCCCAGAACGTCAGACCTTATTTACCGGTTATCATCCCTGTTGAGCTATATGCTGTACGACAGCCGCCAGGAGTTCATTCCTGTAAGCAAGGAAATGGAATACATTCATAACTATATTGAACTGGAAAAGATCCGGTATGGCGAGCGCCTGGATGTAGCCGTGAATTGTTTTGATTCGGTTGACCAGTTCACCATTCCGCCATTACTGATCCTGCCGTTGGTGGAGAACAGTTTCAAACATGGCGTAAGTAATGATGTGGGCAATAGCTGGATCCGCGTTGATCTTTCGGTAAAAGATGACTGGCTTACTGTAAAGATCGAGAACAGCCGGATAATGGATGGCTTAAATGGCCATGCCGTATACAAAGGCATAGGCATGGAAAATGTAAAAAAGCGTCTGGAAATTATTTACCCCGAACGGCATGAATTTAAATATATGAGTGAGGGCCAATCGTTTTTAACGATCCTGAAAATTAAAAAAAGCTGA
- a CDS encoding acyltransferase family protein, giving the protein MQTKKQFFPLIDSLRAFAVFIVIFFHGICEVFCREHGYYYPFSNGYLGVDLFFVLSGFLITNVLLREYLITGKISIKNFYVRRVLRLYPPIILAMIIFVVPLSFFNFRAAFSNFFFMATYTGDIVMLFRHFIPYLEYPLYFSHCWSLAIEEQFYIFYPTLLIIFLRVFGRKKISLSFLFFIFNVFFLLLVVVGTLKMGGHFYKFFLWRFF; this is encoded by the coding sequence ATGCAGACTAAAAAACAATTTTTCCCATTAATTGATTCTTTACGGGCTTTTGCTGTCTTTATTGTTATTTTTTTTCATGGGATTTGTGAAGTGTTTTGCAGAGAGCATGGTTATTACTATCCTTTTTCGAATGGTTATTTAGGGGTGGATTTGTTTTTTGTATTATCCGGTTTTTTAATCACCAACGTACTACTAAGGGAATATTTAATAACAGGAAAGATTAGTATAAAAAACTTCTATGTCAGAAGGGTTCTAAGGCTATATCCTCCTATTATTTTAGCAATGATCATCTTTGTAGTCCCACTATCCTTCTTCAATTTTAGAGCTGCATTTTCTAACTTTTTTTTCATGGCAACATACACGGGGGACATTGTGATGTTGTTCAGGCACTTTATTCCTTACCTGGAATATCCTCTGTATTTTTCACATTGTTGGTCGCTTGCCATTGAAGAACAATTTTATATTTTTTATCCAACACTATTAATAATATTTCTCAGGGTTTTTGGACGAAAGAAAATCAGCTTGTCCTTTTTGTTTTTCATTTTTAATGTGTTTTTTTTATTACTGGTAGTTGTGGGTACGCTTAAAATGGGGGGACATTTTTATAAATTTTTCTTATGGAGGTTTTTTTGA
- a CDS encoding FAD-binding and (Fe-S)-binding domain-containing protein: protein MNNLLQQLAKDLEGELYFDKTMRVLYATDASAYREMPLAVAIPRNIDDIKKLIRFAHTNKTSLIPRTAGTSLAGQVVGNGIIVDVSKNFTQILELNAAEKWVRVQPGVIRDELNLFLKPHGLYFGPETSTANRAMIGGMVGNNSCGSNSVVYRSTREHLLEVKALLSDGSEAVFGAMDIEDFHQKCEGATLEANIYKTIRSLLSNYDNQVEIRKEFPKQSIERRNTGYAMDVMLEMAPFTAGGPEFNFCGLIAGSEGTLAFLTEIKLNVVPLPPKETGLLCVHFNSIDESLRANLIALKYNPRASELIDHYILECTKDNIEQRKNRFFVQGDPGAILVVEYAGATREEITATAQKVEAEMRAAGLGYHFPLLFGDDTKKIWTLRKAGLGLLSNLPGDEKAVPVIEDTAVDVNDLPAYIRDFNEILKKHNLYSVHYAHAGSGEIHLRPIINLKTEEGNALFRIIAEEIATLVKKYSGSLSGEHGDGRLRGEFIPQMVGEKNYQLLKQVKYTWDPDNIFNPNKIVDTPSMNSFLRYTPGQKTPAFKTVFRYHNQDVLQHAEQCNGSGDCRKTHLSGGTMCPSFMATRNEKDTTRARANILREMLTHSDKVNRFDHKEIYEVMDLCLSCKGCKSECPSNVDVAKLKAEFLQQYYDANGVPMRSKLIANFSASAKLGAIAPGLYNFAVTNPVIGKWIKQFSGFAVKRSMPTLYKTTLQSWYKKNKANGKRQTADGIQKKVYLFCDEFTNYNDTEIGIKAIQLLEKLGYEVVIPQHSESGRTWLSKGLLRKAKEIVNKNIALLHPIVTEETPLIGIEPSAILTFRDEYIDLATDEQLEAARQLSKNVFTFEEFIAREMEKGAIRKEQFTAEKKVIQLHGHCQQKALSSTAPSVKMMSLPENYTVQTIPSGCCGMAGSFGFEKEHYDLSMKIGELVLFPTVRKQPEEVIIAAPGTSCRHQVLDGTGKHALHPVEVLFNALK, encoded by the coding sequence ATGAACAATTTGTTACAACAGCTGGCTAAGGACCTCGAAGGAGAATTGTATTTTGATAAAACAATGCGGGTTTTATATGCCACTGACGCTTCGGCTTATCGCGAAATGCCCCTGGCTGTAGCCATACCGCGAAATATAGATGACATCAAAAAACTTATCAGGTTTGCTCATACCAATAAAACCTCGCTGATACCGCGTACGGCGGGCACCTCCCTTGCGGGACAGGTAGTAGGAAATGGTATTATCGTAGATGTTTCCAAAAACTTTACCCAGATTCTGGAATTGAACGCCGCCGAAAAATGGGTTCGCGTTCAACCCGGTGTTATCAGGGATGAGTTGAACCTGTTTCTGAAACCACATGGCCTGTACTTTGGCCCGGAAACCTCCACTGCCAACCGCGCCATGATTGGAGGTATGGTGGGCAACAACTCCTGTGGCTCCAACTCAGTAGTTTACCGCAGTACCCGGGAACATTTGCTGGAGGTAAAAGCCTTACTGAGCGATGGTTCCGAAGCAGTATTTGGAGCCATGGATATCGAAGATTTTCATCAAAAATGTGAAGGCGCCACACTGGAAGCCAATATTTATAAAACCATCCGCAGCCTGTTAAGCAATTACGATAACCAGGTTGAGATAAGAAAGGAGTTTCCAAAACAAAGCATCGAGCGCAGGAACACAGGATATGCCATGGATGTGATGCTTGAAATGGCGCCATTTACAGCAGGTGGGCCCGAGTTTAATTTTTGCGGCCTCATTGCCGGTTCAGAAGGTACCCTGGCATTTTTGACCGAAATAAAATTGAATGTAGTGCCATTGCCACCCAAAGAAACCGGGTTACTATGCGTGCATTTTAATTCAATTGACGAATCGTTACGCGCTAACCTGATTGCGCTGAAATATAATCCGCGCGCCAGTGAGCTGATAGACCATTATATTCTTGAATGTACAAAGGATAACATTGAGCAACGCAAAAACCGCTTCTTTGTACAGGGCGATCCCGGCGCCATCCTGGTGGTGGAATATGCAGGCGCTACCCGCGAAGAAATAACTGCCACCGCGCAAAAAGTGGAAGCCGAAATGCGGGCTGCCGGACTGGGTTATCACTTTCCGCTGTTGTTTGGCGACGATACAAAAAAGATCTGGACCCTGCGCAAAGCCGGGTTGGGCCTGTTGAGTAATTTACCGGGCGATGAAAAAGCCGTACCGGTAATTGAAGACACTGCGGTGGATGTAAACGACCTGCCTGCCTATATCCGCGACTTTAACGAGATCCTGAAAAAACACAACCTGTACTCGGTGCATTATGCACATGCCGGTTCAGGCGAAATACATTTACGCCCCATCATTAATTTAAAAACGGAAGAAGGGAATGCATTGTTCCGCATCATTGCGGAAGAGATTGCCACCCTGGTAAAAAAATATTCCGGTTCATTAAGCGGTGAACACGGCGATGGCCGTTTGCGCGGCGAGTTCATTCCGCAAATGGTGGGCGAAAAGAACTATCAATTACTGAAACAGGTAAAATATACCTGGGACCCGGATAATATTTTTAACCCCAATAAGATTGTGGATACCCCATCCATGAACAGCTTTTTGCGGTATACACCGGGGCAAAAAACACCGGCGTTTAAAACGGTGTTCCGGTATCATAACCAGGATGTGCTACAGCACGCTGAACAATGTAATGGTTCGGGCGACTGTCGCAAAACGCATTTATCGGGTGGAACCATGTGTCCTTCCTTTATGGCTACCCGCAATGAAAAGGATACAACCCGCGCCAGGGCCAACATCCTGCGCGAAATGCTTACACATTCCGACAAAGTCAATCGCTTTGATCATAAAGAGATCTATGAAGTAATGGACCTGTGTTTGAGTTGCAAGGGCTGTAAGTCTGAATGTCCCTCAAACGTGGATGTGGCCAAACTGAAAGCAGAGTTCCTGCAACAGTATTACGATGCCAACGGCGTGCCTATGCGTTCAAAGCTGATTGCCAATTTTTCAGCATCGGCAAAACTGGGCGCTATTGCCCCGGGTTTATACAACTTTGCTGTTACCAACCCGGTAATAGGCAAATGGATAAAACAATTCTCTGGCTTTGCAGTAAAACGCAGCATGCCTACCTTATATAAAACCACTTTACAAAGCTGGTATAAAAAGAATAAGGCAAACGGCAAACGGCAAACGGCAGACGGGATACAGAAGAAAGTATATCTGTTCTGTGATGAGTTTACAAACTATAACGATACTGAAATAGGAATAAAAGCCATTCAACTGCTGGAGAAACTGGGTTATGAAGTGGTTATTCCGCAGCATTCGGAAAGTGGCAGAACCTGGTTATCGAAAGGTTTATTGCGCAAAGCAAAGGAGATCGTCAATAAAAACATTGCACTCTTACACCCCATAGTTACGGAAGAAACACCGCTTATTGGTATTGAACCATCGGCTATCCTCACCTTCCGCGATGAGTACATTGACCTGGCTACCGATGAACAACTGGAAGCAGCCCGGCAACTATCGAAAAATGTATTCACGTTTGAAGAGTTTATAGCCCGTGAAATGGAGAAAGGCGCCATTCGCAAAGAACAATTCACTGCTGAAAAGAAGGTGATCCAGTTGCATGGGCATTGCCAGCAAAAGGCTTTGTCTTCAACTGCCCCGTCGGTAAAGATGATGTCGTTGCCGGAGAATTATACCGTACAAACCATTCCATCAGGTTGCTGCGGTATGGCCGGTTCATTTGGCTTTGAAAAAGAGCACTATGACCTGTCGATGAAGATAGGAGAGCTGGTCTTGTTCCCAACCGTTCGCAAACAACCTGAAGAAGTGATCATTGCTGCACCCGGCACCAGCTGCCGCCACCAGGTTTTGGATGGAACCGGCAAGCATGCCCTTCACCCGGTTGAGGTATTGTTTAATGCGCTTAAGTAG
- a CDS encoding TonB-dependent receptor — translation MRKLQLLIICNLIFLGAGFTAHAQPGSKRVSIELQGAPIDSLIMELESQTGYHFYYDPTQFDSLRVSVSVTNVSLTKVLELVFANSEYHFAIPEKQAYVLLTKGATIKTTLPPGFFSAPAMDSLQATTPYYGDKKKTRVDASIENKLFEIGVRNNNQGPPSVAMAGYVRNIKSGEPVVGAVITLTNPSLSVATDQYGYYSITLPKGRNIISIQGIGMKDTRRQIMVYSTGNFNIDMDERVTSLKEVIVSAQKLANVRNVQMGIDHLSIKAIKQVPTAFGEADIIKAVTMLPGVKTVGEASTGFNVRGGSADQNLILFNDATIYNPSHFFGFFSAFNPEVVKEVELYKSSIPAKYGGRLSSVLDISSREGNKKEFAGVAGVGLLTSRITLEGPIKKDKTSFILGARTTYANWLLQFLPDQYKHSKASFYDLNLNISHQFNKNNNLYITGYTSSDRFNLNSDTTYGYSNKNASIKWKHIFNNKLTMVITGGYDHYDYHIGSDKDSLFAYKMKFDINQYNFKTDFNWYVHPNHTIDFGISSIRYLLHPGTYEPNNKSSLVARDNMEAEHAQESAAYLSEKWNITDALSLQAGLRYSIFNFLGPKTVNEYAPDLPITDDNLVQQETYAKNKIIHTYQGPEYRLAIRYSLTSSFSVKAGYNSLRQYIHMLSNTTAISPTDIWKLSDPNIKPQLGDQVSFGLYKNFKSNTIEASAEGYYKNIKNYLDYKSGAQLVLNHHIETDVIGTKGKAYGVELMVKKQNGKLNGWISYTWSRILLKMDDSTKGELINDGKFYPASYDKPNDITMVGNYRFSHRFSVSMNMTYSTGRPITLPIGRFFYANSWRALYADRNAYRIPDYFRTDLSMNIEGNHKIHQKTHNSWTIGVYNLTARRNPYSVYYVSENGAINGYKLSIFGNAIPFVNFNIRF, via the coding sequence ATGAGAAAACTGCAACTGCTTATTATTTGTAACCTTATTTTCCTGGGGGCGGGCTTTACAGCGCATGCACAACCCGGTTCTAAACGGGTGAGCATTGAATTGCAGGGCGCACCCATCGATAGCCTTATTATGGAGCTGGAATCGCAAACCGGTTATCATTTTTATTACGACCCTACCCAGTTCGACAGCCTGCGGGTTAGCGTTTCCGTTACCAACGTATCGCTGACCAAAGTACTGGAGCTGGTATTTGCCAATTCGGAATATCATTTTGCCATACCTGAAAAACAGGCGTATGTATTGCTCACCAAAGGAGCTACCATAAAAACCACTTTGCCGCCGGGTTTCTTTTCCGCCCCCGCTATGGATAGCCTGCAGGCTACAACACCCTATTATGGCGATAAAAAGAAGACCCGGGTAGACGCCTCCATTGAAAATAAATTATTCGAGATAGGTGTCCGGAATAACAACCAGGGCCCGCCATCCGTGGCCATGGCCGGTTATGTGCGCAATATAAAGAGCGGCGAACCGGTTGTGGGCGCTGTTATTACGCTGACCAATCCTTCATTATCGGTGGCAACCGACCAATATGGTTACTACTCCATCACCCTGCCAAAGGGACGTAATATAATCTCCATTCAGGGTATTGGCATGAAGGACACGCGACGCCAGATAATGGTATATTCAACCGGGAATTTTAATATAGATATGGATGAACGGGTTACTTCTTTAAAAGAGGTGATCGTTTCTGCACAAAAACTGGCTAACGTTCGCAATGTACAAATGGGTATCGACCACCTCAGCATAAAAGCCATCAAGCAGGTACCCACCGCGTTTGGTGAGGCCGACATTATAAAAGCCGTAACCATGCTGCCCGGGGTAAAAACGGTAGGCGAAGCCAGCACCGGTTTTAATGTAAGAGGCGGCTCAGCGGATCAGAACCTGATCCTGTTTAACGACGCTACTATATATAATCCCTCGCACTTTTTTGGTTTCTTCTCGGCATTCAATCCCGAAGTGGTGAAAGAAGTGGAATTGTATAAAAGCAGTATCCCAGCTAAGTATGGTGGCCGGCTTTCGTCGGTACTCGATATCAGCAGCCGCGAAGGCAATAAAAAGGAATTTGCCGGCGTGGCCGGTGTTGGTTTGCTTACCAGCCGCATTACGCTGGAAGGTCCTATTAAAAAAGATAAAACCTCTTTTATTCTGGGAGCCCGCACCACCTATGCCAATTGGCTGTTGCAATTTTTGCCCGATCAATATAAACACAGCAAGGCCTCCTTTTATGATCTGAACCTGAACATTAGTCATCAGTTCAATAAAAACAATAACCTGTATATAACAGGTTATACAAGCAGTGACAGGTTTAATCTGAACAGTGACACTACCTATGGTTACAGCAATAAAAATGCGTCCATAAAGTGGAAGCACATCTTCAACAACAAACTTACTATGGTTATCACCGGTGGGTACGATCATTACGATTACCATATTGGCAGTGATAAAGACAGCCTGTTTGCTTACAAAATGAAATTCGACATTAACCAGTATAACTTCAAAACAGACTTCAACTGGTACGTTCATCCCAATCACACAATCGACTTTGGCATCAGCTCCATCCGTTACCTGTTACACCCCGGCACCTATGAACCAAACAACAAATCATCGCTGGTTGCCCGGGACAATATGGAAGCAGAGCATGCCCAGGAAAGCGCCGCCTACCTCAGTGAAAAATGGAACATTACCGATGCATTGTCGCTGCAGGCGGGGTTGCGGTATTCGATCTTTAATTTCCTGGGGCCAAAAACAGTGAATGAATATGCGCCGGATTTACCCATTACAGATGATAACCTGGTGCAGCAAGAAACATATGCAAAAAATAAGATCATTCATACTTACCAGGGGCCTGAATACCGGCTGGCGATCCGTTACAGCCTCACCTCAAGCTTTTCGGTAAAAGCAGGATACAATTCACTGCGGCAGTATATACATATGTTATCCAACACTACTGCTATTTCGCCCACCGATATCTGGAAGTTGAGCGATCCCAACATCAAACCCCAGCTGGGCGACCAGGTTTCTTTTGGTTTGTACAAAAACTTTAAATCAAACACCATTGAAGCTTCTGCCGAAGGATATTATAAGAATATTAAAAATTACCTCGATTATAAAAGCGGAGCGCAGCTGGTGTTGAATCACCATATTGAAACAGATGTAATCGGCACCAAAGGAAAAGCCTATGGGGTTGAACTTATGGTCAAGAAACAGAATGGCAAATTGAATGGCTGGATCAGTTATACCTGGTCGCGGATCCTGCTTAAAATGGATGACAGCACCAAAGGTGAGCTGATAAATGACGGGAAGTTTTATCCCGCCAGTTATGATAAACCAAACGATATAACCATGGTAGGCAATTACCGGTTCAGTCACCGGTTCAGCGTTTCCATGAATATGACCTACAGCACGGGCCGTCCTATTACCCTGCCAATCGGACGTTTCTTTTATGCCAACTCATGGCGGGCCTTGTATGCAGATCGCAATGCCTATCGTATTCCAGATTACTTCCGTACCGACCTGTCGATGAATATTGAAGGCAATCATAAAATACATCAAAAAACACACAACTCCTGGACGATAGGTGTATATAACCTCACTGCCAGAAGGAACCCGTACTCGGTTTATTATGTTTCAGAAAACGGTGCCATCAATGGCTATAAGCTGTCCATTTTCGGAAACGCCATTCCGTTTGTAAACTTTAATATCAGGTTTTAA
- a CDS encoding LytR/AlgR family response regulator transcription factor: MKIQCLIVDDEPPARELLASYIEKMDDLEISGQCGNALEAFAFIQKYPVNILFLDIQMPRMNGLELIKSLQERPRIILTTAYREFAVEGFELDVLDYLVKPVTFERFLKSISKYHQYNILKQPAAIENREEAFEKAYMYFKVNKELVKIFLREIIYIESIKDYVKIVTPGKSVITYQRIGYMEEKLPENKFVRIHKSYIISVDKIVSYNNEEVNVNAISLPIGRNFKQQFLRSLKSEIS, from the coding sequence GTGAAAATACAATGTCTCATAGTAGATGACGAACCACCAGCCCGGGAGTTGCTGGCATCGTACATTGAAAAGATGGATGACCTGGAAATAAGCGGCCAGTGCGGCAATGCGCTGGAAGCATTTGCCTTTATTCAAAAATACCCGGTCAATATTCTTTTCCTCGATATTCAAATGCCCCGCATGAATGGGTTGGAACTGATAAAGTCGTTACAGGAACGGCCGCGGATTATTTTAACTACCGCCTATCGCGAGTTTGCGGTAGAAGGGTTTGAACTGGATGTGCTCGATTACCTGGTAAAGCCTGTAACATTTGAACGGTTCCTGAAGTCTATTTCAAAATACCATCAGTATAATATCCTGAAACAACCTGCCGCCATCGAAAACCGGGAAGAAGCGTTTGAGAAAGCGTATATGTATTTTAAAGTGAACAAGGAGTTGGTAAAGATCTTTCTGAGGGAGATCATTTATATTGAAAGCATAAAGGACTATGTAAAAATAGTTACCCCGGGTAAAAGTGTGATCACGTATCAGCGCATCGGGTATATGGAAGAAAAGTTACCGGAGAATAAATTTGTCCGCATTCATAAATCCTACATCATTTCAGTTGATAAGATCGTAAGCTATAATAACGAAGAAGTGAATGTGAATGCTATCTCGTTGCCAATAGGAAGGAATTTTAAGCAGCAATTTTTGCGGAGCCTGAAGTCAGAAATAAGTTGA
- a CDS encoding acyltransferase family protein: MWVRLKWGDIFINFSYGGFFEIFMGVFLALLTNEPFKKQFNIDTNKIINGLVKFFSSSITLYVALAITVLNVLGKLLLGYGLSFFVFSFASGIVILHAAFEDNKILNKILSGRVLKYLGKISYGLYLYHYPIFYSTEYLKIKLDPQNIYQAVLIDVVRIAIALVISILSYEFFEKRILKLRTKFEA; encoded by the coding sequence TTGTGGGTACGCTTAAAATGGGGGGACATTTTTATAAATTTTTCTTATGGAGGTTTTTTTGAAATTTTTATGGGTGTTTTCCTTGCATTGCTTACAAATGAACCATTTAAAAAGCAATTTAATATTGACACTAATAAAATTATCAATGGCTTAGTAAAATTCTTCTCATCTTCAATTACTTTATATGTTGCTCTTGCTATAACAGTACTAAATGTATTAGGTAAGTTGTTATTAGGCTACGGCTTGTCGTTTTTTGTTTTTTCCTTTGCAAGCGGAATAGTTATTCTCCATGCAGCTTTTGAAGATAACAAAATACTTAACAAGATACTTTCGGGCAGAGTTCTAAAATACTTAGGCAAAATTTCTTACGGCTTGTATTTGTATCATTACCCTATATTTTACAGTACTGAATACTTAAAAATAAAGTTGGATCCTCAGAATATTTATCAGGCTGTGCTTATTGATGTTGTTAGGATAGCAATTGCCTTAGTAATATCAATATTAAGCTATGAATTTTTTGAAAAGCGAATATTAAAGCTTAGAACAAAGTTTGAAGCATAA